From the genome of Varibaculum prostatecancerukia, one region includes:
- a CDS encoding pseudouridine synthase gives MTDLSSYQESDEGTDRQGRSQEDIPLAPMPPRRKDPQVPVAKPPATPESGEEERLQKVLAAAGVASRRACEKLIVSGRVKVNGKVVRELGTKVNPEQVMLHVDGQLVMLDDSRVTIALNKPTGVESSLRGAANDLTQFLNDYPERLFHVGRLDVDTSGLLLLTNDGELANRLTHPSWEVPKTYLATVKGKFTGKTAQQLRDGIMLEDGFAQADRVSIKGNHGGLTLVEIELHLGRNRIVRRMFAEVGASVMELSRIAHGTVKLGTLPLGATRRLSKPELSVLMKSVDL, from the coding sequence TTGACTGATCTTAGTTCCTATCAGGAAAGTGATGAGGGCACTGACCGCCAAGGACGCTCCCAAGAGGATATTCCCTTAGCCCCGATGCCTCCGCGGCGTAAAGACCCGCAGGTTCCGGTGGCGAAACCCCCAGCAACTCCCGAAAGTGGCGAGGAAGAACGGCTGCAAAAAGTGCTAGCGGCTGCCGGGGTGGCATCTCGGCGTGCCTGCGAGAAACTCATAGTTTCTGGGCGGGTGAAAGTTAATGGGAAAGTAGTGCGCGAGTTGGGCACCAAGGTTAATCCCGAACAGGTAATGCTACATGTGGATGGACAGCTAGTGATGCTAGATGATTCCCGCGTGACTATCGCCCTAAATAAACCCACCGGGGTGGAATCATCCCTGCGGGGAGCCGCTAACGACCTCACCCAATTTTTGAACGACTATCCGGAACGCCTCTTCCATGTGGGCAGGTTAGACGTGGATACCTCGGGGCTCTTGCTGCTAACCAATGATGGTGAACTAGCCAACCGCCTCACCCATCCCTCCTGGGAAGTGCCGAAAACCTATTTGGCGACTGTAAAAGGCAAATTTACCGGGAAGACCGCGCAACAGTTGCGGGACGGAATCATGCTGGAGGACGGGTTTGCGCAGGCTGACCGGGTTTCTATCAAGGGTAACCACGGGGGATTAACTTTGGTGGAAATTGAGCTGCATCTGGGACGTAACCGGATTGTGAGGCGGATGTTTGCAGAAGTAGGAGCCTCGGTGATGGAACTATCCAGGATTGCGCACGGTACCGTAAAACTGGGGACTTTGCCCCTGGGGGCGACGCGCCGCCTTTCAAAGCCGGAGCTAAGCGTACTGATGAAGAGCGTAGACCTTTAG
- a CDS encoding L-ribulose-5-phosphate 4-epimerase — translation MSLENYSPQIQEKIAETRKIVCDLHAELPRWELVVWTAGNVSQRVVVGDEPSHDDLFVIKPSGVRYDQLTPESMVVCNIKGELIDGDRSPSSDTAAHAYVYENMPEVGGVVHTHSTYATAWAARGEEVPCVLTMMADEFGGPVPIGPFAVIGDDSIGRGIVETLKGHRSPAVLMQNHGPFTIGKDGEAAVKAATMVEEVARTVHIASQLGELIPIPQEKIDSLYNRYQNVYGQ, via the coding sequence ATGAGTTTAGAAAACTATTCACCTCAGATTCAGGAAAAAATTGCTGAAACACGAAAAATCGTGTGCGATCTTCACGCTGAACTTCCCCGCTGGGAACTCGTGGTGTGGACAGCAGGCAATGTGTCCCAACGTGTTGTTGTGGGAGATGAACCCTCACATGATGATCTTTTCGTCATCAAACCTTCCGGTGTTCGCTACGATCAACTCACCCCGGAATCCATGGTGGTCTGCAATATTAAAGGCGAACTGATAGATGGGGATAGAAGCCCATCATCAGATACCGCAGCACATGCCTATGTTTATGAAAATATGCCCGAAGTGGGTGGTGTGGTTCATACCCACTCCACCTACGCAACAGCGTGGGCAGCCCGAGGCGAAGAAGTACCTTGTGTGCTCACCATGATGGCCGATGAATTCGGCGGCCCGGTGCCTATCGGTCCCTTCGCCGTCATCGGTGATGATTCGATCGGCCGCGGCATCGTCGAAACACTCAAAGGCCATCGTTCCCCAGCTGTTCTCATGCAAAACCATGGACCTTTCACCATCGGTAAAGATGGGGAAGCAGCTGTGAAAGCAGCAACGATGGTTGAAGAAGTAGCACGCACTGTCCATATTGCTAGCCAGCTTGGTGAACTCATCCCGATTCCTCAAGAAAAAATCGATTCACTCTACAACCGTTACCAAAACGTCTACGGACAATAA
- a CDS encoding segregation and condensation protein A, translated as MVTPPNSPTVSPKPEEASGEEGALFSPELAGKKESEKAPPFELELEVFSGPLDLLLTLIIKNKLDITEVALAQVTDDFIAYMQAFPDLSQASQFLEIAATLLNIKASQLLPGEETEELDPEYLEARDLLFSRLLQYRAYKEVAEFLRLRLGEGGAYYPREVPLPAKFSRLLPPLRVDFTPEDLARAASEAFTRRPPQVSLSHLHLPQASLAEQAQIVVKELSRRGKASFRELTRSAKNATEKVTRFLALLELYRHRCIDFTQESALAELYVALDTSQSLDINNFSFDDYGAVDE; from the coding sequence GTGGTGACGCCGCCTAACTCGCCAACAGTTTCACCTAAGCCCGAGGAGGCAAGCGGGGAGGAAGGAGCGCTTTTTTCTCCCGAGCTGGCCGGGAAAAAGGAGTCGGAAAAAGCTCCCCCCTTCGAACTGGAATTAGAGGTCTTTTCCGGTCCTCTAGATTTGCTGCTCACCTTGATTATCAAGAACAAACTGGATATTACCGAGGTGGCGTTGGCGCAGGTAACCGATGATTTTATTGCCTACATGCAGGCGTTTCCGGATTTATCGCAAGCCTCCCAGTTCCTAGAGATCGCTGCTACTTTACTAAATATTAAAGCCAGTCAGCTGCTGCCCGGAGAAGAAACTGAAGAACTCGATCCCGAATATTTAGAGGCACGTGACCTGCTGTTCTCTCGACTTTTGCAATACCGTGCCTATAAGGAAGTCGCAGAATTTTTACGCCTGCGCCTCGGGGAAGGTGGGGCCTACTATCCGCGGGAAGTTCCCTTGCCCGCTAAGTTTTCTCGCCTCTTGCCGCCGCTGCGAGTTGATTTCACCCCCGAAGATTTAGCCCGCGCCGCCTCCGAAGCCTTTACCCGACGTCCTCCCCAAGTATCCCTTTCCCACCTGCACTTACCGCAAGCCTCCCTGGCGGAACAGGCGCAAATCGTGGTGAAAGAATTATCGCGCCGGGGCAAAGCTAGTTTTAGGGAGCTTACCCGCTCCGCCAAGAACGCAACTGAAAAAGTGACCCGATTTTTAGCTTTACTGGAGCTTTACCGGCACCGCTGCATAGATTTTACCCAGGAAAGCGCCCTCGCCGAGTTATACGTGGCCCTAGATACCAGCCAAAGCCTAGATATTAATAACTTCAGTTTCGATGATTATGGAGCCGTAGATGAATAA
- a CDS encoding xylulokinase, with amino-acid sequence MPLLPDHKSVIRSGGTALGIEFGSTRIKASLVTLTGEPVATGVHEWENQMIDGHWSYSLDAIWEGISSAYVSMLENCKDNHGVVPETYSSIGISAMMHGYMAFDHEGNLLTPFRTWRDTTTSAAAEELTEKFGVNIPLRWSIAHYYQAILDGEKHVPNVVFFTTLAGYVHWKLTGEKVLGVGDASGMFPITADGTSYEPEMIQAFNALSGQDTNVEDLMPAILQAGSSAGHLTEKGAQLLDRSGKLKPGVLFAPPEGDAGTGMVATNAVSVRTGNVSVGTSIFLMAVLEGPLKNVHPELDLVTTPDGKPVAMVHCNNGADEMSRWVEIFRQVGKRLGAPDTSTDFVFKAMLESALDGEPDAGGVLAFNNLAGEPVVHLTDGRPLITRTPWATLNLENFMRAQMYSTFAALAIGVEVLESEKVQLDILSAHGGVFRTEKVAQRLLAAATHTPITVPDGASEGGSWGMAVLAAYTAYREEKQHGPAVKSLPEFLNDVVFATAANTTIVPSSVDAQGFADFLAEYRAALAIQPAATEALRPRDL; translated from the coding sequence ATGCCACTTCTTCCCGATCACAAATCTGTGATTCGCTCGGGGGGTACTGCTTTAGGGATCGAATTTGGATCCACACGTATTAAAGCAAGTCTCGTTACACTAACAGGGGAACCTGTCGCTACCGGTGTGCACGAATGGGAAAACCAAATGATTGACGGCCATTGGAGTTATTCTCTTGATGCTATCTGGGAAGGCATTTCTTCCGCATACGTCTCTATGCTGGAGAACTGCAAAGATAATCACGGCGTCGTCCCTGAAACATATTCAAGCATCGGCATTTCTGCCATGATGCATGGATATATGGCATTCGATCACGAAGGCAATCTTCTCACGCCGTTCAGAACATGGCGCGATACCACCACCAGCGCCGCCGCTGAAGAACTGACCGAAAAATTCGGCGTCAATATTCCGCTTCGCTGGTCCATTGCGCACTACTACCAAGCAATACTTGATGGAGAAAAGCACGTACCCAACGTCGTTTTCTTCACCACACTAGCTGGTTACGTCCATTGGAAACTCACGGGTGAAAAAGTACTCGGCGTGGGTGATGCTTCTGGAATGTTCCCCATCACCGCTGATGGAACCAGTTACGAACCAGAGATGATTCAAGCTTTCAACGCTCTGTCCGGCCAGGATACGAATGTTGAAGATCTCATGCCCGCTATCCTCCAAGCAGGTTCTAGCGCCGGGCACCTCACTGAAAAAGGAGCGCAGCTCCTGGACCGTTCCGGCAAACTCAAGCCTGGGGTTCTCTTTGCTCCACCTGAAGGCGATGCCGGAACAGGCATGGTAGCCACCAATGCGGTGAGCGTTCGAACAGGAAACGTCAGCGTAGGAACATCGATCTTCCTGATGGCTGTTCTTGAAGGCCCCTTGAAGAACGTTCATCCTGAACTCGATCTTGTCACCACGCCAGATGGTAAGCCTGTTGCGATGGTGCACTGCAATAACGGTGCTGATGAAATGTCGCGCTGGGTGGAAATCTTCCGTCAGGTAGGTAAGCGCCTCGGGGCTCCCGATACCTCCACCGATTTTGTGTTTAAAGCAATGCTGGAGAGCGCTCTCGATGGCGAACCAGATGCTGGCGGAGTTCTCGCCTTCAACAATTTGGCAGGTGAACCCGTTGTTCATCTCACGGATGGCCGCCCGTTGATTACTCGCACGCCTTGGGCAACCCTTAATTTGGAAAACTTTATGCGAGCACAAATGTATTCCACATTCGCAGCACTGGCGATTGGCGTTGAGGTATTGGAATCCGAAAAGGTGCAGCTCGATATTCTTTCCGCTCATGGGGGAGTGTTCCGAACAGAAAAGGTGGCACAGCGATTGCTTGCCGCGGCAACTCACACACCGATCACCGTGCCCGATGGAGCTTCGGAAGGTGGATCGTGGGGAATGGCTGTTTTGGCTGCATACACCGCCTATCGTGAAGAAAAACAGCACGGGCCAGCCGTCAAGAGTTTGCCAGAATTTTTGAACGACGTTGTATTCGCTACTGCAGCAAACACCACGATCGTTCCATCCTCGGTTGATGCGCAAGGTTTCGCTGATTTCTTAGCTGAATACCGCGCAGCTTTGGCTATTCAGCCTGCTGCAACTGAAGCGCTTCGTCCACGTGATCTGTAG
- the xerD gene encoding site-specific tyrosine recombinase XerD gives MDEIEQASGAYLDHLAIERGLSNNTVNSYRRDLARYHEYLAGAGIHALAEITPETLRAFLQAAAAGEDGKNPLAASSIARLMASLRGFHGFAVNERLSSIDPTESLENPRLARPLPKALTVTQTRALLEAFSGEDPASLRSRALLETLYASGARVSEVCALDVDDLGVLAGSEAADPEENPITLVTVTGKGNKQRLVPLGEYAVKALDAYLVRSRPQLAQKGRGSSALFLNLRGGRLSRQSTWNIIREAAEIAGIQTAVSPHSLRHSFATHMLEGGADVRVVQELLGHVNVTTTQIYTKVTATLLREVYQETHPRAR, from the coding sequence ATGGATGAAATCGAGCAGGCGAGCGGGGCGTATCTAGATCACCTGGCGATTGAACGCGGACTATCCAATAACACTGTCAATTCCTACCGGCGCGACCTGGCGCGTTACCACGAATATCTAGCGGGCGCCGGTATTCATGCTTTAGCCGAAATTACCCCGGAGACTTTGCGGGCGTTCTTGCAGGCCGCCGCTGCCGGAGAAGACGGGAAAAACCCGCTGGCGGCATCTTCAATTGCGCGGCTAATGGCCTCCCTGCGCGGATTCCACGGCTTTGCGGTAAACGAGCGCTTAAGCAGCATCGACCCCACCGAAAGCCTAGAAAACCCCCGCTTGGCGCGGCCGCTCCCCAAAGCGCTCACTGTCACCCAAACCCGCGCCCTGCTGGAAGCCTTTAGCGGGGAAGACCCCGCCTCTTTGCGCTCGCGGGCGCTGCTAGAAACCCTGTATGCTTCGGGAGCTAGGGTGAGTGAAGTATGCGCCCTAGACGTTGATGATTTAGGGGTCTTAGCTGGTAGTGAGGCAGCGGATCCGGAAGAAAACCCCATCACTTTGGTTACGGTGACTGGGAAAGGTAATAAGCAGCGGCTAGTACCGCTAGGAGAATACGCGGTCAAAGCGTTAGACGCCTACCTGGTGCGCTCCCGCCCACAGCTCGCGCAAAAAGGCCGAGGTAGCTCCGCGCTGTTCTTGAATTTGCGGGGAGGGCGCCTAAGCCGGCAAAGTACCTGGAATATTATTCGCGAGGCCGCGGAGATCGCTGGGATACAAACGGCAGTTTCCCCCCACAGCCTGCGGCATTCCTTCGCCACCCATATGTTAGAGGGCGGCGCGGACGTTAGGGTAGTGCAAGAGCTGCTCGGACACGTGAATGTAACTACCACTCAGATATATACCAAGGTAACGGCTACTTTGCTGCGCGAGGTATATCAAGAGACGCATCCGCGTGCTCGGTAG
- a CDS encoding YciI family protein, whose protein sequence is MALFAVEYFYDPAAAEKMNEVRPDHRVHLRGLHAQGIVKLVGSWVDDPHPGALIAVEAESAEDALTALAEDPFFLAGFITDRKVHQWNVIIGEIA, encoded by the coding sequence ATGGCTTTATTCGCCGTCGAATATTTTTATGACCCCGCTGCCGCCGAAAAAATGAATGAGGTGCGCCCTGACCACCGCGTTCACCTGCGCGGTCTGCACGCTCAAGGCATAGTAAAACTGGTGGGTTCTTGGGTTGATGATCCCCATCCGGGCGCGCTTATCGCAGTCGAAGCCGAATCCGCTGAGGACGCCCTCACCGCTTTAGCTGAAGATCCCTTCTTCCTGGCCGGTTTCATCACCGATCGCAAAGTACACCAGTGGAATGTAATCATCGGGGAAATCGCCTAG
- the scpB gene encoding SMC-Scp complex subunit ScpB: protein MNNPADEQLLAALEAILIVASEPLSPEELAPHLQTTPQQVKAALEQLRAEYAGETSRPHGFVLRNVAGGWRIYSAAAQEEIVSSFLTQPGTSHLSNPALETLAVIAYRQPVSRSVIASIRGVSVDGVVRTLLAHDLIREVEKAESGAILYGTTTSFLERMGLTSLDELPPLAPHLPGSEELDELEARLKE, encoded by the coding sequence ATGAATAACCCCGCTGATGAACAGCTACTGGCCGCCCTAGAGGCAATTTTGATTGTAGCCAGCGAGCCTTTAAGCCCCGAGGAACTGGCACCGCACCTACAAACCACACCCCAGCAGGTAAAGGCAGCTTTAGAGCAACTGCGCGCCGAATATGCGGGCGAAACTTCTCGTCCTCACGGATTTGTTTTACGCAATGTGGCGGGAGGCTGGCGGATCTATTCAGCCGCCGCCCAAGAAGAAATCGTTTCTAGCTTCCTCACCCAGCCAGGCACTTCCCATCTATCTAACCCGGCTTTAGAAACCCTGGCCGTAATCGCTTACCGCCAGCCGGTTTCTCGCTCGGTGATTGCCAGTATTAGGGGAGTGAGTGTCGATGGGGTGGTGCGTACCCTATTGGCGCATGATTTGATTAGGGAAGTCGAAAAAGCAGAGTCGGGGGCGATTCTTTACGGCACCACCACCAGTTTTCTAGAGCGAATGGGACTGACCAGCCTGGATGAACTACCGCCGCTAGCTCCCCATCTGCCGGGTAGTGAAGAGTTAGACGAGCTAGAGGCGCGGCTAAAAGAATAA
- a CDS encoding LacI family DNA-binding transcriptional regulator: MGSVQSVSMAQVAKIAGVSHQTVSRVVNNFPGVKPQTRERVEEVIRQTGYVPNTTARTLVTKRSRMIGVIAVGSFLYGPTQSFSSIEQSARAQDYTTLLATVTEESRSEFFGAVGNFMQRSVDALIIVAAWHLTTEFAAELELSIPVLLVSSPSPLSENLNILGIDQDGGARLAIRHLIQLGHRNIAFLTGPDNWMDARQRREAATDEAERNNLKLIEFPGDWGAQSGYQAGIALASMPKETRPTAVFSANDHMALGLFAAFHKCGISVPSDISVIGFDNVPESEYYSPPLSTVEQDFSSLGHKVLANALHLIEEEETDFAPIPTHLVIRESTSQPWNHER, translated from the coding sequence ATGGGCTCTGTACAATCCGTTTCCATGGCGCAAGTAGCTAAAATCGCAGGCGTTTCCCACCAGACTGTCTCCCGCGTCGTCAATAATTTCCCCGGAGTTAAGCCGCAAACACGCGAACGCGTAGAGGAAGTGATCCGCCAAACCGGATATGTCCCCAACACCACTGCACGAACTCTGGTCACCAAGCGTTCGCGCATGATTGGAGTGATCGCGGTAGGGTCATTCCTCTATGGGCCAACGCAATCATTTTCATCAATTGAACAATCAGCGCGTGCCCAGGATTACACCACTCTTCTCGCAACCGTCACAGAAGAATCTCGCAGCGAATTCTTCGGCGCAGTAGGTAATTTCATGCAGCGTTCGGTTGATGCACTCATCATCGTTGCGGCGTGGCATTTAACCACGGAATTCGCCGCTGAACTCGAACTCTCCATCCCCGTTCTTTTGGTCAGTTCCCCTTCGCCGCTGAGTGAAAACCTCAATATTTTAGGGATTGATCAAGATGGAGGGGCTCGGTTGGCGATTCGTCACCTTATCCAACTCGGGCACAGAAATATCGCTTTTCTCACCGGCCCAGATAACTGGATGGATGCACGGCAGCGCCGGGAAGCAGCTACAGATGAAGCAGAGCGCAACAACCTCAAGTTGATTGAATTTCCAGGAGACTGGGGCGCACAATCGGGATATCAAGCAGGTATAGCGCTTGCCTCCATGCCTAAGGAAACCCGGCCAACAGCAGTATTTTCAGCCAACGATCACATGGCTCTCGGGCTTTTTGCCGCCTTCCATAAGTGCGGAATCTCTGTCCCTTCAGACATTTCTGTGATCGGCTTCGACAATGTTCCGGAATCCGAATACTACAGCCCACCCCTATCAACCGTAGAACAAGATTTCAGTTCATTAGGTCACAAGGTTTTAGCCAATGCACTACACCTCATTGAGGAGGAAGAAACTGATTTCGCGCCTATTCCTACACATTTAGTGATTAGAGAATCAACTTCTCAACCGTGGAACCACGAGAGGTAA
- a CDS encoding sugar porter family MFS transporter: protein MAQTVDGRKKISEKFIYFFGAFGGILFGYDIGVMTGALPFLQHDWNLEGHATTIGWITSGVMFGAIFGGATAGMLSDRLGRRKMILASAVIFVVGSIACGIVPNNGTGWLIAMRIFLGIAVGAASALVPAYMSEIAPARLRGNLSGLNQTMIVSGMLISYIVDYLLKGLPHQYAWRLMLAAAAIPALILFLGVLRLPESPRFLIHHGNVEEARHVLSMIRPADQVEAEINEITTTASEEAENQRKVSWGTLFSPRYRYLVIAGIGVAAFQQFQGANAIFYYIPLIVEKATGQAAGEALMWPIIQGVILVLGSLLFIAIAEKFNRKTLIMMGGTVMALSFILPAVINMVMPNAHPMMIVVFLSLYVAFYSFTWAPLTWVIVGEIFPLAIRGRASGIASSFNWIGSFLVGLVFPIMTAKMSQELVFFIFGVICVLGVLFVKFMVPETRGHSLEDIEEAAVRRSLGK from the coding sequence ATGGCACAAACTGTAGATGGCCGGAAGAAAATTTCGGAGAAGTTCATTTATTTCTTCGGTGCTTTTGGCGGGATTTTATTTGGTTACGATATCGGCGTCATGACTGGCGCTCTCCCCTTCCTCCAGCATGATTGGAATCTTGAAGGGCACGCAACAACCATCGGTTGGATCACCTCGGGCGTTATGTTCGGCGCTATTTTCGGTGGTGCAACCGCCGGTATGCTTTCTGACCGTTTAGGTCGAAGGAAAATGATTCTTGCCTCGGCAGTCATTTTCGTCGTAGGTTCTATTGCTTGCGGTATCGTTCCCAATAACGGCACCGGCTGGCTCATCGCTATGCGTATTTTCTTAGGTATAGCGGTTGGTGCAGCTTCCGCACTCGTTCCTGCATACATGTCAGAAATTGCACCTGCACGCCTGCGAGGTAACCTATCCGGCCTGAATCAGACGATGATCGTTTCAGGTATGTTGATTTCCTACATCGTCGATTACTTACTCAAGGGCCTTCCTCACCAGTACGCATGGCGTTTGATGCTCGCTGCAGCCGCAATTCCTGCTCTGATTTTGTTCCTCGGTGTTCTCCGCCTACCTGAATCTCCTCGTTTCCTTATTCATCATGGAAATGTTGAGGAAGCACGTCACGTTCTCAGCATGATCCGTCCTGCCGATCAGGTAGAAGCAGAAATCAATGAAATCACCACTACCGCAAGCGAAGAAGCTGAAAATCAACGTAAAGTCAGTTGGGGTACCCTGTTCTCCCCTCGCTACCGCTACTTGGTTATCGCCGGTATTGGCGTGGCCGCGTTCCAGCAGTTCCAGGGCGCTAACGCGATCTTCTACTACATCCCACTGATCGTTGAAAAAGCAACAGGCCAAGCCGCCGGTGAAGCGCTGATGTGGCCGATTATCCAGGGCGTGATTCTGGTTCTCGGTTCACTCTTGTTCATCGCTATTGCAGAAAAGTTCAACCGCAAGACTCTCATCATGATGGGTGGAACGGTGATGGCTCTGTCCTTCATCTTGCCCGCCGTGATTAACATGGTGATGCCAAATGCTCACCCGATGATGATCGTCGTGTTCTTGAGCCTTTATGTTGCCTTCTACTCCTTCACCTGGGCACCGTTAACCTGGGTTATTGTTGGAGAAATCTTCCCACTTGCTATTCGTGGCCGCGCTTCAGGAATTGCTTCCTCCTTCAACTGGATCGGATCTTTCCTCGTGGGCCTCGTGTTCCCGATCATGACAGCGAAGATGTCCCAAGAACTCGTATTCTTCATCTTCGGCGTGATTTGTGTACTCGGCGTTCTCTTCGTCAAGTTCATGGTTCCTGAAACCCGTGGACACAGCCTCGAAGATATCGAAGAGGCAGCTGTTCGTCGTTCCCTAGGAAAGTAG
- a CDS encoding ParA family protein, with translation MPPPTPKDAEFPAPAPLESHGPARIIAMCNQKGGVGKTTTTINLAASLAEYGRKVLIVDFDPQGAATAGLGVNGNDLDATIYNVLLDRKVTLEQIIHPTAIEGMDLVPANIDLSAAEIQMVNEVAREMALSRALHSVSDKYDVILIDCQPSLGLLTVNALTAAHGVMIPMETEFFALRGVALLVETIEKVRDRLNPKLKIDGILATMVDTRTLHSREVMERLKEAFGDRVYKTVIRRTVKFPDASVATEPITTFASSHPGAAAYRQLAREVIARGDAA, from the coding sequence ATGCCCCCGCCAACCCCGAAAGATGCGGAGTTCCCTGCGCCTGCGCCCTTGGAGTCACATGGGCCCGCGCGGATTATTGCTATGTGCAACCAAAAAGGTGGGGTCGGCAAGACAACTACCACCATTAACTTGGCCGCCTCACTGGCAGAGTATGGGCGCAAAGTGCTGATCGTAGATTTCGATCCCCAAGGCGCCGCCACCGCCGGGCTGGGGGTAAATGGCAACGACTTGGATGCCACTATCTACAATGTGTTGCTGGATCGCAAGGTCACCTTAGAGCAGATCATTCACCCCACCGCGATTGAAGGCATGGATCTGGTGCCGGCCAATATCGATCTTTCGGCTGCCGAGATTCAAATGGTTAACGAGGTGGCCCGGGAAATGGCGCTTTCCCGCGCCCTCCATTCGGTTAGCGATAAATACGATGTGATTTTGATTGACTGCCAGCCGTCCCTGGGGTTGCTGACGGTAAACGCCCTGACCGCTGCCCACGGGGTAATGATCCCGATGGAAACCGAGTTTTTCGCTCTGCGCGGGGTGGCGCTGCTGGTTGAAACCATTGAAAAAGTGCGTGACCGACTGAACCCGAAACTAAAAATCGACGGGATTTTGGCGACTATGGTCGACACCCGCACCCTGCATTCGCGAGAAGTAATGGAACGCTTAAAAGAAGCCTTCGGAGATCGGGTCTATAAGACGGTTATACGCCGCACAGTAAAGTTCCCGGATGCCTCGGTAGCCACCGAACCGATCACTACTTTTGCGTCTTCGCATCCCGGGGCGGCTGCTTACCGCCAGTTGGCGCGCGAGGTTATTGCCCGTGGTGACGCCGCCTAA
- the araA gene encoding L-arabinose isomerase codes for MKNPFEGKEIWFLTGSQFLYGPETLDQVAAQSQEIAKAIDASGEVPVKIVWKPVLTTSDAILRTFLDAGADDNVIGTIAWMHTFSPAKMWVRGLEAMRKPLLHLHTQIDREMPWATMDMDFMNLNQAAHGDREFGYILTRMGVPRTTAVGHYTDEEVHREVGVWARAAAGWNEAQNLRVVRFGDNMRNVAVTEGDKTEAEVRFGISTNTWGVNDLVARIESVEDSEVDALVNEYEEKYDVVEELRKGGERHDSLRYAAKQEIALRSFLEEEKAGAFTDTFEDLGGLKQLPGLAVQRLMADGYGFGAEGDWKTAILVRLAKVMGYGLEGGASLMEDYCYHMVRGEEKILGAHMLEVCPTLCDEKPRLEIHPLGIGDREDPVRLVFTATPREGVVVAMSDVRERFRLVANKVNVTEPNEDLPKLPVARAVWQPAPDFQTSTHCWLAAGAAHHTVMTTQIGMDVWEAFAKIAEVELAVIDEETTVRRFEDQLRWNAVYYRIDPAL; via the coding sequence ATGAAAAACCCATTCGAAGGTAAAGAAATCTGGTTCCTCACAGGAAGCCAGTTCCTCTACGGACCAGAAACATTGGATCAGGTAGCAGCACAATCCCAGGAAATTGCCAAGGCAATTGATGCCTCAGGCGAAGTTCCTGTCAAGATCGTGTGGAAGCCAGTTCTCACCACCTCGGATGCTATTTTGCGCACATTCCTCGATGCCGGTGCCGATGATAACGTAATCGGAACGATTGCGTGGATGCACACCTTCTCTCCCGCAAAAATGTGGGTACGTGGCCTAGAAGCAATGCGCAAGCCACTCCTTCACCTCCACACCCAAATCGATCGTGAAATGCCGTGGGCAACCATGGATATGGACTTCATGAACCTGAACCAGGCAGCTCACGGAGATCGCGAATTCGGCTACATCCTCACCCGCATGGGCGTTCCACGCACCACCGCTGTTGGTCACTACACCGATGAAGAAGTCCATCGCGAAGTAGGCGTATGGGCACGTGCTGCAGCCGGATGGAACGAAGCACAGAACCTGCGAGTTGTCCGCTTTGGGGACAACATGCGCAACGTCGCCGTAACAGAAGGCGATAAAACAGAAGCTGAAGTTCGTTTCGGCATCTCCACCAACACCTGGGGCGTCAACGATCTTGTTGCCCGCATCGAATCTGTCGAAGACAGCGAAGTTGATGCACTCGTCAACGAATACGAAGAAAAGTACGACGTCGTAGAAGAACTGCGTAAGGGCGGAGAACGCCACGATTCCTTGCGTTATGCAGCCAAGCAAGAAATTGCCTTGCGTTCCTTCCTCGAAGAAGAAAAAGCTGGCGCATTCACCGATACATTCGAAGATCTTGGCGGGCTCAAGCAGCTCCCAGGCCTTGCTGTTCAGCGTTTGATGGCTGACGGTTACGGTTTCGGTGCCGAAGGCGACTGGAAGACAGCTATTCTCGTTCGCTTGGCAAAAGTCATGGGCTATGGCCTCGAAGGTGGGGCATCCTTGATGGAAGATTACTGCTACCACATGGTTCGCGGCGAAGAAAAGATTCTCGGTGCACACATGCTCGAAGTCTGCCCCACACTGTGCGATGAAAAGCCACGCCTAGAAATTCACCCATTGGGCATTGGCGATCGTGAAGATCCGGTCCGTTTGGTATTCACCGCAACCCCACGCGAAGGCGTTGTTGTGGCAATGAGCGATGTTCGCGAACGTTTCCGCCTCGTCGCTAACAAAGTGAATGTCACCGAGCCGAATGAAGATCTTCCTAAGCTCCCAGTTGCTCGCGCAGTATGGCAGCCAGCACCTGATTTCCAGACTTCAACACACTGCTGGCTGGCAGCAGGCGCTGCACACCACACCGTGATGACCACTCAAATTGGTATGGATGTGTGGGAAGCCTTTGCCAAGATTGCAGAAGTTGAACTCGCAGTCATCGATGAAGAAACAACTGTTCGTCGTTTCGAAGATCAACTGCGTTGGAACGCCGTGTACTACCGAATCGATCCAGCTCTGTAA